From the Halomonas meridiana genome, one window contains:
- a CDS encoding phage holin family protein, giving the protein MESESQKSSSIGTLLSTLLNEVTALVRGEAALAKAEMSEKTHQAMAGVGAVATAGAVLLGGFLTLLAALVMLLNGVLPPETRPWLAAVVVGVVVTLVGVVMLKAGLKKVRAQGLMPNRTMNSLRSDKTLAKQHQQHVKEEVK; this is encoded by the coding sequence ATGGAATCAGAGAGCCAAAAAAGCAGCTCGATAGGCACGCTGCTATCCACGTTACTCAACGAAGTGACCGCGCTGGTGCGCGGCGAGGCGGCACTCGCCAAAGCCGAAATGTCGGAAAAAACCCATCAAGCGATGGCAGGCGTGGGAGCCGTTGCCACGGCAGGCGCGGTGCTGTTGGGCGGGTTTCTCACGCTGCTGGCAGCGCTGGTCATGCTATTGAACGGCGTGCTGCCACCGGAAACGCGCCCGTGGCTGGCAGCCGTAGTCGTCGGGGTCGTGGTCACGCTGGTGGGCGTAGTCATGCTCAAAGCGGGGCTGAAAAAAGTGCGTGCCCAGGGGCTGATGCCGAACCGCACCATGAATAGCCTGCGCAGCGACAAAACGCTGGCCAAGCAGCATCAGCAGCACGTCAAGGAGGAGGTGAAATGA
- the guaA gene encoding glutamine-hydrolyzing GMP synthase, whose amino-acid sequence MSDIHAHKILILDFGSQYTQLIARRVREIGVFSEIRAFDITEEEIREYNPNGIILAGGPESVTELDSPRAPQCVFEMGLPVFGICYGMQTMAEQLGGKVEGSNQREFGYAQIQIDAETALFKDIKDHVDAATGNALLDVWMSHGDKVAKAPDTFTVTASTPSCPIAAMAWEEKQFYGVQFHPEVTHTLQGQRILEHFVLDICKAEKLWTPAQIIEDQVQRVREQVGDRHVLLGLSGGVDSSVVAALLHKAIGDQLTCVFVDNGLLRKNEGDQVMETFAKHMGVKVIRVDAEELFLEKLKGEKDPEAKRKIIGNTFIDVFDEEASKIEGVEFLAQGTIYPDVIESAASKTGKAHVIKSHHNVGGLPETMKLKLVEPLRELFKDEVRKLGLELGLPYDMVYRHPFPGPGLGVRILGEVKKEYADILRDADAIYIEELRAAGWYEKTSQAFAVFLPVKSVGVVGDGRRYEWVIALRAVETIDFMTARWAHLPYELLEKVSNRIINELEGVSRVTYDVSSKPPATIEWE is encoded by the coding sequence ATGAGTGACATTCACGCCCATAAGATCCTGATTCTCGACTTCGGCTCCCAGTACACCCAGCTGATCGCCCGCCGGGTTCGCGAAATCGGCGTATTCTCCGAAATCCGCGCCTTCGATATCACCGAAGAAGAGATTCGCGAATACAACCCCAACGGCATCATCCTGGCCGGTGGCCCGGAATCCGTCACCGAGCTGGATTCCCCCCGCGCCCCGCAGTGCGTGTTCGAAATGGGCCTGCCGGTATTTGGTATCTGCTACGGCATGCAAACCATGGCCGAGCAGCTGGGCGGCAAGGTAGAAGGCTCTAACCAGCGTGAGTTTGGCTACGCCCAGATTCAAATCGACGCCGAGACCGCGCTGTTCAAAGACATTAAAGACCACGTAGACGCCGCCACCGGCAACGCGCTGCTGGATGTATGGATGAGCCACGGCGATAAAGTCGCCAAAGCCCCCGACACCTTCACCGTGACCGCCTCTACCCCAAGCTGCCCGATTGCGGCCATGGCCTGGGAAGAGAAGCAGTTCTACGGCGTACAGTTCCACCCGGAAGTGACCCACACCCTACAAGGCCAGCGGATTCTTGAGCACTTCGTGCTGGATATCTGTAAAGCCGAAAAGCTGTGGACGCCCGCGCAAATCATCGAAGACCAAGTACAGCGCGTACGCGAGCAAGTCGGCGACCGCCACGTACTGCTGGGTCTTTCTGGCGGTGTCGACTCTTCCGTTGTGGCCGCGCTGCTGCACAAAGCGATTGGCGACCAGCTGACTTGCGTGTTCGTGGATAACGGCCTGCTGCGTAAGAACGAAGGCGACCAAGTAATGGAAACCTTCGCCAAGCATATGGGCGTAAAGGTAATTCGCGTCGACGCCGAAGAGCTGTTCCTGGAGAAGCTGAAAGGCGAGAAAGACCCGGAAGCCAAGCGCAAAATCATCGGCAACACCTTTATCGACGTGTTCGATGAAGAAGCCAGCAAAATCGAAGGCGTGGAGTTCCTGGCCCAGGGCACCATCTACCCGGACGTGATCGAATCCGCTGCCTCGAAAACCGGCAAAGCGCACGTGATCAAATCCCACCACAACGTGGGTGGTCTGCCGGAAACCATGAAGCTGAAGCTGGTCGAGCCGCTGCGCGAACTGTTCAAAGACGAAGTGCGCAAACTCGGCCTGGAACTCGGCCTTCCCTACGATATGGTGTACCGCCACCCGTTCCCTGGCCCCGGCCTGGGCGTGCGGATTCTTGGTGAAGTGAAGAAAGAGTACGCCGACATTCTGCGCGATGCGGATGCCATCTACATCGAAGAACTGCGCGCCGCCGGTTGGTACGAAAAAACCAGCCAAGCCTTCGCCGTGTTCCTGCCGGTGAAATCGGTAGGTGTCGTAGGCGACGGCCGCCGCTACGAATGGGTCATCGCGCTACGCGCTGTCGAAACCATCGACTTCATGACCGCCCGCTGGGCGCACCTGCCCTACGAGCTGCTGGAGAAGGTTTCCAACCGGATTATCAACGAGTTGGAAGGCGTTTCGCGGGTGACCTATGATGTGAGTAGTAAGCCGCCTGCTACTATTGAGTGGGAGTGA
- a CDS encoding DUF3618 domain-containing protein, producing the protein MSERDTSHSQAQRDPDEIEQEIHQSRERLDATLHQIEERFSPEQWLHTTYDYLRHGGANEFFANLGTTVKQNPVPTLLTGAGLGWLMLRQSNGPDRHRHAHGHATDVHPRPTPPDEVVTPPRASAGQHDPRSDATGTGIKDRVRHVGHSAHGAAQQVGEKAHQWGGRMHDSMSHAQQGTQHRVDHMKERAHHASDRSSDFIQEHPLVVGALGFALGAALASMSAMTRKENETLGEYRNQAMDQATKMGEAQVDRAQHAIHDKAESVKQHAHEQREQRHKEDDNPTQHNEPVLAGSSTPSGNTQGAGTNGATPGSVHPTTPGATTTTSTSETRKPPLP; encoded by the coding sequence ATGAGCGAGCGCGATACTTCACACAGCCAGGCACAGCGTGACCCGGACGAGATCGAACAAGAGATTCACCAATCCCGCGAGCGGCTGGATGCCACGCTGCACCAAATCGAAGAGCGCTTTTCGCCCGAACAGTGGCTGCACACCACCTATGACTACCTGCGCCACGGCGGTGCCAACGAGTTCTTTGCCAATTTGGGCACGACGGTGAAGCAAAACCCCGTGCCCACGCTGCTCACTGGCGCAGGGTTGGGCTGGCTGATGCTGCGCCAATCGAATGGCCCTGATCGGCATCGCCACGCCCACGGCCATGCCACCGATGTACACCCAAGGCCAACACCGCCGGATGAGGTGGTAACCCCGCCCCGCGCCAGCGCCGGGCAGCACGACCCGCGCAGCGACGCGACTGGCACGGGCATCAAAGATCGCGTTCGGCATGTGGGCCACAGTGCTCACGGGGCGGCACAACAAGTCGGCGAAAAAGCGCACCAATGGGGAGGTCGTATGCACGATTCCATGTCTCACGCCCAGCAGGGCACACAACACCGCGTCGATCACATGAAAGAGCGCGCCCACCACGCCAGCGACCGCTCTTCGGACTTCATTCAAGAGCACCCGCTGGTGGTTGGCGCACTAGGGTTTGCCCTAGGGGCGGCGCTTGCCAGCATGAGCGCTATGACGCGCAAAGAGAATGAAACCCTGGGCGAGTACCGCAACCAAGCCATGGATCAAGCGACCAAAATGGGCGAGGCGCAAGTGGATAGAGCGCAGCACGCGATTCACGACAAAGCGGAATCGGTCAAACAGCACGCTCATGAGCAGCGCGAACAGAGGCATAAAGAGGATGATAACCCCACCCAGCATAACGAGCCGGTGTTAGCGGGTTCCAGCACGCCGTCGGGCAACACTCAGGGCGCAGGGACTAATGGCGCCACCCCCGGCAGCGTCCACCCCACGACCCCAGGGGCGACTACCACCACGTCAACCTCGGAAACGCGCAAACCGCCGCTGCCATAG
- a CDS encoding inorganic phosphate transporter, whose amino-acid sequence MQIIAQHGDIFIILACLFGFFMAWGVGANDVANAMGTSVGSKAITIKQAILIAVIFEFLGAWLAGGEVTNTIRKGIIDPELLQEDPQLLVYGMLAALLAAGTWLLVASMKGWPVSTTHSIVGAIVGFAVAGLGASTVDWSAVTKIAASWVVSPLLAGTIGFVLFKSVHHLIFENDNPFTAAKRYVPGYVFLVGFIVAMVTLTKGLSHVGLDLTFNQSLLLSILLGLVIMGIGMLMQRRIKFEKSANDHFGYANVERVFGVLMIFTACAMAFAHGSNDVANAVGPLAAVISVVQTGGEIEASALVPWWVLVLGGGGIVVGLVTYGHKVIATVGTGITELTPSRGFAATLAAATTVVLASGTGLPISTTHTLVGAVLGVGLARGMAALNLRVIGTIAMSWLITLPAGAGLAILFFFMFKGMFG is encoded by the coding sequence ATGCAGATTATTGCCCAGCACGGTGACATTTTTATCATTCTGGCCTGTTTGTTCGGCTTCTTCATGGCGTGGGGCGTGGGTGCCAACGATGTCGCCAACGCCATGGGAACCTCGGTGGGGTCGAAAGCGATCACCATCAAACAGGCGATCCTGATTGCCGTCATTTTTGAATTCTTGGGTGCCTGGCTGGCGGGTGGCGAAGTCACCAACACCATCCGTAAAGGCATCATCGACCCCGAACTGCTTCAAGAAGACCCGCAGCTACTGGTATACGGTATGTTGGCTGCGCTGCTGGCCGCCGGTACCTGGCTGCTGGTCGCTTCCATGAAAGGCTGGCCCGTATCCACCACGCACTCCATCGTCGGGGCGATCGTGGGCTTCGCGGTGGCGGGCTTGGGCGCGTCTACCGTGGATTGGAGCGCGGTGACCAAAATTGCCGCAAGCTGGGTCGTGTCCCCGCTGCTTGCCGGTACCATCGGTTTCGTGTTGTTCAAATCGGTCCACCACCTGATTTTCGAGAACGACAACCCGTTCACCGCCGCCAAACGCTACGTGCCGGGCTATGTGTTCCTGGTCGGTTTCATCGTCGCCATGGTGACGTTGACCAAGGGCCTCTCCCACGTGGGGCTCGACCTCACTTTCAACCAGAGCCTGTTGCTCTCGATCTTGCTGGGTCTGGTGATCATGGGCATCGGGATGCTGATGCAGCGCCGCATCAAGTTCGAAAAGAGCGCCAACGACCATTTTGGTTACGCCAACGTAGAGCGCGTGTTCGGCGTGCTGATGATCTTCACCGCCTGCGCCATGGCGTTTGCGCACGGGTCTAACGACGTGGCCAACGCGGTGGGCCCGCTGGCGGCAGTGATCAGCGTGGTGCAAACCGGCGGCGAAATCGAAGCGTCGGCGCTGGTGCCCTGGTGGGTCCTGGTACTGGGCGGCGGCGGTATCGTCGTGGGCTTGGTGACTTACGGCCATAAAGTCATCGCGACGGTTGGCACCGGCATCACCGAACTCACGCCGAGCCGTGGTTTCGCGGCCACGCTGGCGGCGGCAACCACGGTGGTGCTGGCCTCGGGCACCGGCCTGCCGATCTCGACCACGCACACCCTGGTAGGCGCGGTGCTGGGTGTAGGGCTGGCGCGGGGGATGGCGGCGCTTAACCTGCGCGTGATTGGCACCATCGCCATGTCCTGGCTCATCACGCTGCCCGCCGGGGCTGGCTTGGCCATTCTGTTCTTCTTCATGTTCAAAGGCATGTTTGGTTAA
- the argA gene encoding amino-acid N-acetyltransferase — MDTRFPFVDWFRNASPYINAHRGRTFVILIEGEAMASGRGEQLIQDLALLHTLGVRLVVVFGIRPQVHEALTAAGVEPTRVDGRWVADRAVMAHVEQVAAHQRLWLEARLSLGLPSTPLHGVELSVISGNLVTAKPLGVREGVDFDHSGEVRRVRASAIEGLLEKGSLVLLPPLGFSSTGEVFDLDASEVAQHAAVALKADKLILLGESEGLEDEQGALLRQLSPFEAEPRLQHAVPGSELARHLSAACTAAREGVARTHLLSWRNHDALLGELFTRDGVGTMITQHRYEQLRPATLNDVAGLLELLEPLERRGMLVARSRERLEHEIDDYMVIERDGMVIGCAALHVFPDTTVGELACVAVHGNYRGGERGERLVEAQERRARQRGLSDMFVLTTHTAHWFVERGFRPASLEDLPPLKREAYNHARKSKVLVKNLAG, encoded by the coding sequence TTGGACACTCGTTTCCCCTTTGTAGATTGGTTTCGTAACGCTTCCCCGTACATCAATGCGCACCGGGGGCGAACCTTTGTCATCCTGATCGAAGGCGAAGCCATGGCCTCTGGCCGAGGGGAGCAGCTCATTCAGGACTTGGCGTTGCTACACACCTTGGGGGTCCGCCTGGTCGTGGTGTTTGGCATTCGCCCACAGGTGCATGAAGCGCTGACGGCCGCCGGTGTCGAACCCACCCGAGTGGATGGCCGCTGGGTCGCGGATCGCGCCGTGATGGCCCACGTCGAGCAGGTCGCGGCGCACCAGCGGCTATGGCTGGAAGCGCGGCTTTCCCTTGGCTTGCCCAGCACGCCGCTGCACGGCGTAGAACTCAGCGTGATTTCCGGCAACTTGGTCACCGCCAAGCCGCTGGGCGTGCGCGAAGGGGTGGATTTTGACCACAGCGGCGAAGTGCGCCGGGTGCGCGCCAGCGCCATCGAGGGGCTGCTGGAGAAGGGCTCGCTCGTGCTGCTGCCGCCGCTGGGGTTTTCCAGCACGGGTGAAGTGTTCGATTTAGATGCCTCGGAGGTCGCCCAACACGCCGCTGTGGCTCTAAAGGCCGATAAGCTGATTTTGCTGGGCGAATCAGAAGGGCTGGAGGACGAGCAGGGCGCGCTACTGCGCCAGCTGTCTCCCTTTGAAGCCGAGCCACGCCTGCAGCATGCCGTGCCGGGCAGCGAATTAGCGCGGCATTTAAGTGCCGCCTGCACCGCCGCCCGTGAAGGCGTCGCACGCACGCACCTGCTCTCGTGGCGCAATCACGACGCGCTGCTGGGCGAGCTGTTCACCCGTGACGGCGTGGGCACCATGATTACCCAGCACCGCTACGAGCAGCTACGCCCCGCCACGCTCAACGACGTAGCGGGCCTGCTGGAGCTGCTGGAGCCGTTAGAGCGGCGCGGCATGCTGGTGGCGCGCTCCCGCGAACGACTCGAACACGAGATCGACGATTACATGGTGATCGAACGGGACGGCATGGTGATCGGCTGCGCGGCGCTCCACGTCTTCCCCGACACCACCGTGGGCGAGCTGGCCTGTGTCGCCGTTCATGGCAACTACCGGGGCGGCGAACGCGGCGAACGGCTGGTGGAGGCCCAGGAGCGCCGGGCACGCCAGCGCGGGCTGTCCGACATGTTCGTGCTCACCACCCACACGGCCCACTGGTTCGTCGAGCGCGGCTTTCGCCCGGCAAGCCTAGAAGACCTGCCGCCGTTGAAGCGCGAAGCGTACAACCATGCTCGTAAATCCAAGGTGTTGGTGAAAAATCTGGCGGGATGA
- the guaB gene encoding IMP dehydrogenase, whose protein sequence is MLRMAQEALTFDDVLLVPGFSDVLPKDVSLKTRLTRNLFLNIPLLSAAMDTVTEARLAIAMAQEGGIGIIHKNMTMAQQAAEVRKVKKHESVIVKDPVTVSPKAKLEDLLAMAREYGFSGFPVVEGETLVGIVTERDMRFQPNHGDSVADIMTPRERLVTVPEGTELEVSKAKMREHRIEKMLIVDDAFHLRGLVTFQDIEKARTYPMAAKDSDGRLLVGAAVGTGPETPDRVAALAEAGVDVIIVDTAHGHSQGVIDRVRWIKEHFPQIQVIGGNIATAAAAKALAEAGADAVKVGIGPGSICTTRIVAGVGVPQITAVSNVAEALKEFDIPLIADGGVRFSGDLAKAIAAGASAVMVGGLLAGTEEAPGEVELYQGRTYKAYRGMGSMGAMSQNQGSADRYFQDKDAGAEKLVPEGIEGRVPYKGMMGAIVHQLMGGLRASMGYTGCRDIQEMRTKPEFVQITGAGFNESHVHDVQITKEAPNYRVS, encoded by the coding sequence ATGCTACGTATGGCCCAAGAAGCGCTTACGTTCGATGACGTACTCCTCGTTCCCGGCTTCTCCGACGTTCTGCCAAAGGATGTCAGCCTCAAAACCCGCCTGACCCGCAATCTCTTCCTGAATATTCCCCTGCTTTCCGCTGCAATGGACACTGTCACCGAAGCGCGTCTAGCGATTGCGATGGCTCAGGAAGGCGGCATCGGCATCATCCATAAGAACATGACCATGGCGCAACAGGCCGCTGAAGTGCGCAAGGTGAAGAAGCACGAAAGCGTCATCGTCAAAGACCCGGTCACCGTTAGCCCCAAAGCCAAGCTGGAAGACCTGCTGGCCATGGCCCGCGAATACGGCTTCTCAGGCTTCCCGGTGGTGGAAGGCGAAACCCTGGTCGGCATCGTGACCGAGCGTGACATGCGTTTCCAGCCGAACCACGGCGACAGCGTGGCCGATATCATGACCCCCCGCGAGCGTCTGGTCACCGTACCGGAAGGCACCGAGCTCGAAGTCAGTAAAGCCAAGATGCGCGAACACCGCATCGAGAAAATGCTGATCGTCGATGACGCCTTCCACCTGCGTGGCCTGGTGACTTTCCAAGACATCGAAAAAGCCCGCACCTACCCGATGGCCGCTAAAGACAGCGACGGCCGCCTGCTGGTAGGCGCAGCGGTCGGCACAGGCCCGGAAACCCCGGACCGCGTAGCCGCACTGGCCGAAGCAGGCGTTGACGTGATCATCGTCGATACCGCCCACGGCCACTCCCAGGGCGTGATCGATCGCGTTCGCTGGATCAAAGAGCACTTCCCACAGATTCAAGTGATTGGCGGCAACATCGCCACCGCCGCCGCTGCCAAAGCGCTGGCGGAAGCAGGCGCAGATGCGGTGAAAGTCGGCATCGGCCCCGGCTCCATCTGCACCACCCGCATCGTGGCAGGCGTAGGCGTACCGCAAATCACCGCCGTTTCCAACGTGGCCGAAGCGCTGAAAGAGTTCGACATTCCGCTGATTGCCGATGGTGGCGTACGCTTCTCTGGCGACTTGGCGAAAGCCATTGCCGCTGGCGCCAGCGCCGTGATGGTCGGTGGCCTGCTGGCCGGTACCGAAGAAGCGCCGGGTGAAGTCGAGCTTTACCAAGGCCGTACCTACAAAGCCTACCGCGGCATGGGTTCCATGGGCGCAATGTCCCAGAACCAAGGCAGCGCCGACCGCTACTTCCAAGACAAAGATGCCGGTGCCGAAAAACTGGTACCGGAAGGCATCGAAGGTCGCGTGCCCTATAAAGGCATGATGGGCGCCATCGTCCACCAGCTGATGGGCGGCCTGCGCGCCTCCATGGGTTACACCGGCTGCCGCGATATTCAAGAAATGCGCACCAAGCCGGAATTCGTACAAATCACCGGCGCTGGCTTTAACGAGTCCCACGTTCACGACGTGCAGATCACCAAAGAAGCCCCCAACTACCGGGTGAGCTAA
- the xseA gene encoding exodeoxyribonuclease VII large subunit, whose product MESTSTSPTPKALSVSQLNQRAKQTLERDVGEVWVEGELSNVSRPASGHIYFTLKDDRAQIRCALFRQRARFVAAPMRDGDQVKLRGRVSLFEPRGDYQLIAEAVQAAGLGELLAAFERLKAQLEGEGVFANTRPLPFPPRKILILSSATGAAIRDVLAVLAARWPLADVTLIPVPVQGAEAAPAMISALGLLNRQARLDPEQDVVLITRGGGSLEDLWAFNNEHLARAIFHSRLPVMSAVGHEVDVTLADFAADMRAPTPSAAAERLVPDQHALKRQLAQAEQRLHRSMQARLERDSQRLDTLRARLRHPGEQLARQRQHLTTLQQRLTRAMQQTLAQQKAQAAQLTRRLTSQNMARLHRAESERINSLQRRLASAMQRLLETRQARLHSAARELNAVSPLAVLGRGYAIAQDAQGQVIRRADDTQPGQLLKLRLGEGRLNVEVKRRYKN is encoded by the coding sequence ATGGAATCGACAAGCACATCACCCACTCCCAAAGCGCTCTCCGTGAGCCAACTCAACCAGCGCGCCAAGCAAACCCTGGAGCGCGACGTGGGGGAAGTGTGGGTAGAGGGCGAGCTTTCTAACGTGTCTCGCCCGGCCTCGGGGCATATCTATTTCACTTTAAAAGACGACCGGGCGCAGATTCGCTGTGCGCTGTTCCGTCAGCGAGCGCGCTTTGTGGCCGCTCCCATGCGCGATGGCGACCAAGTGAAGCTGCGCGGGAGGGTCTCGCTGTTCGAGCCACGGGGCGATTATCAGCTCATTGCTGAAGCGGTGCAGGCCGCTGGCCTCGGCGAGCTGCTGGCGGCCTTCGAGCGTTTGAAAGCGCAGCTGGAAGGCGAAGGCGTGTTCGCCAATACGCGCCCCCTGCCCTTTCCACCGCGCAAGATTTTGATTTTAAGCTCCGCCACTGGGGCGGCCATTCGCGATGTGCTGGCCGTATTGGCCGCCCGCTGGCCGCTGGCAGACGTAACGCTGATTCCCGTACCGGTTCAGGGCGCTGAAGCCGCCCCGGCGATGATCTCGGCGCTGGGCCTGCTCAACCGGCAGGCGCGGCTAGACCCCGAACAAGATGTGGTGCTGATCACCCGTGGCGGCGGCAGCCTGGAAGATCTCTGGGCGTTTAATAACGAGCATCTGGCGCGGGCGATTTTTCACTCCCGGCTGCCGGTGATGTCAGCGGTGGGCCACGAGGTGGATGTCACCCTGGCGGACTTTGCCGCCGATATGCGCGCCCCGACTCCGTCCGCCGCCGCCGAGCGCCTAGTGCCCGACCAACACGCCCTCAAGCGCCAGCTCGCTCAAGCGGAGCAGCGTTTGCACCGAAGCATGCAGGCGCGGTTAGAACGCGATAGCCAGCGGCTAGATACCCTACGCGCCCGCCTTCGTCACCCCGGCGAACAGCTCGCCCGCCAGCGCCAGCACCTCACTACGCTGCAGCAGCGCCTTACCCGCGCCATGCAGCAAACCCTCGCCCAACAAAAAGCCCAAGCGGCCCAGCTCACCCGACGCCTGACCAGCCAGAATATGGCACGGCTGCACCGCGCCGAAAGCGAGCGTATAAACAGCCTACAGCGTCGTTTAGCCAGCGCCATGCAGCGCCTGTTGGAAACGCGGCAAGCACGCCTGCACAGCGCCGCCCGCGAGCTAAACGCCGTCAGCCCGCTGGCCGTACTCGGCCGCGGCTACGCCATTGCCCAAGATGCCCAAGGCCAAGTCATCCGCCGCGCCGACGACACCCAGCCCGGCCAACTGCTCAAACTGCGCCTGGGCGAAGGTCGCCTCAACGTTGAAGTAAAACGGCGCTACAAGAACTAG
- a CDS encoding pentapeptide repeat-containing protein — MSDFDQMKDFIDKPSKEIFSKTFENISFKSFDNDYIEQLGRSKKKASVSNCTFRSTIFVDCYFNGVVFKCCDFTSAKFIDCNFKDAKFVQCVFNYASFRRTIVDSSEILANLPREPNLCRDLLRVLRVDARELGNVEDESVYIRKEIEASNLFYISAFKGREDWYRKKYSGMDRVLFLFKWMQSMFSGLIWGNGEKPARVLYSCVFTVLLISLLLVFYGYNEGQFSSEDTIYSGFAVAFKLSVSEFLGIPYDSDLFNLKVPFVISVFSSLARYIFIGLLVSVMFRSFSRR, encoded by the coding sequence ATGTCTGATTTTGATCAAATGAAAGATTTTATAGACAAGCCATCTAAAGAAATATTTTCAAAAACTTTTGAAAATATTTCTTTTAAAAGTTTCGATAATGATTATATAGAACAGCTTGGTAGAAGTAAGAAGAAGGCATCAGTTAGTAATTGTACTTTTAGGTCTACCATTTTTGTGGATTGTTACTTTAATGGTGTGGTTTTTAAATGTTGCGACTTTACCAGTGCTAAGTTCATTGATTGTAATTTTAAAGATGCAAAATTTGTTCAGTGCGTTTTTAATTATGCTTCTTTTAGAAGGACAATTGTTGATTCTTCAGAAATATTGGCTAACTTGCCCAGAGAGCCTAATTTATGTAGAGATTTGTTAAGGGTGTTGCGCGTAGATGCACGTGAACTGGGTAATGTTGAAGATGAGAGTGTATACATTCGAAAAGAAATAGAGGCAAGTAACCTTTTTTATATTTCTGCTTTTAAAGGAAGGGAAGATTGGTATAGGAAGAAGTATAGTGGTATGGATAGAGTCTTGTTTCTTTTTAAATGGATGCAGTCAATGTTTTCAGGGCTTATCTGGGGCAATGGCGAAAAGCCAGCTAGAGTACTTTATTCCTGCGTTTTTACAGTTTTATTGATTTCTTTGTTGTTGGTTTTTTATGGGTATAATGAAGGGCAGTTTAGTTCTGAAGACACTATTTATAGTGGTTTTGCTGTTGCTTTTAAGCTTTCTGTTAGTGAGTTTTTAGGGATACCGTATGATTCCGATCTTTTTAATCTAAAGGTTCCATTTGTTATTTCCGTGTTTTCCTCTTTGGCGAGGTATATTTTTATAGGCCTGCTTGTTTCAGTTATGTTCCGTAGCTTCTCTAGGCGATGA
- a CDS encoding SDR family oxidoreductase has translation MSEQQQPPQHQNKQPGDEHVMRPEPEYIRESYRGTDKLLDKVAIITGGDSGIGRAVAVHYAREGADSVIVHLKETQDAEETKRLVEAEGRRCLVLKGDVAAPSFCREIVNRTQQEFGKINIVINNAAEQYDWDDITEIPDDQLMRTFQTNIFSHFYLTKAALPHLSEGDTIIATSSINAFKGNDTLIDYTATKGAIQGLVRSLAMSLMDRGIRVNAVAPGPIWTPLIPASFEDDKVAEFGNQVPMKRPGQPSEIGPAYVYLASEESSYMSGQTMHLNGGVILNT, from the coding sequence ATGAGCGAACAGCAGCAGCCCCCACAGCACCAGAACAAGCAGCCCGGCGATGAGCACGTCATGCGCCCGGAGCCGGAGTACATTCGCGAGAGCTATCGCGGCACTGACAAACTGCTGGATAAAGTGGCGATCATTACCGGCGGCGACAGCGGCATTGGCCGCGCTGTGGCCGTCCACTATGCCCGTGAAGGCGCGGATAGCGTTATCGTGCATCTCAAAGAGACCCAGGATGCCGAGGAAACCAAACGGCTAGTGGAAGCGGAAGGACGCCGCTGTCTGGTGCTGAAAGGCGATGTGGCCGCGCCCAGCTTCTGCCGGGAGATCGTCAACCGTACCCAGCAGGAGTTTGGCAAGATCAACATCGTGATCAATAACGCCGCCGAGCAGTACGACTGGGACGACATTACCGAGATCCCCGACGACCAGCTCATGCGAACCTTTCAAACCAATATCTTCAGCCACTTTTACTTGACCAAAGCGGCGCTGCCCCACCTGAGCGAGGGCGATACGATCATTGCCACTTCGTCCATCAACGCGTTCAAGGGCAACGACACGCTGATCGATTACACCGCTACCAAAGGCGCTATTCAGGGCTTGGTGCGTTCGCTGGCGATGTCGCTGATGGATCGAGGCATTCGCGTCAACGCCGTGGCCCCCGGCCCCATCTGGACGCCGTTAATCCCGGCCAGCTTCGAGGACGACAAAGTAGCGGAATTCGGTAACCAAGTGCCGATGAAGCGCCCCGGCCAACCCAGCGAAATCGGCCCGGCCTACGTCTACTTGGCCAGCGAGGAGTCGTCTTACATGAGCGGCCAAACCATGCACTTGAACGGCGGTGTGATTCTCAATACTTGA